The following DNA comes from Bacteroidales bacterium.
TCCTTGTAGGCAGCAACATACTCCTCACGGGTCATCTGCCGGCTCGAAGTCTGTGCTAATATTTGAAGATTTACCAGAAATAGATGAATGATGAAAACGGCTTGGAATATCCTGAGCATCAACAATTGGTTTAGTTTTGTCCGCCGCAAAAATAGAATTTACTTGTAAATCAATTTATAAAGGGTAAAAAGTAAAAAATATTGCCTGCAAACCGAAATTACGGAATTAAACCAAAAATAAAAGCTTCTCAGCCTCCATTAAGCTTTCCGGCTTTCCGATATCAACATAAGGCACACGATCGTTTCGAAATCCAATAATACGCCGGCTTGCCGACAACCTTAAATAAACCTGAACGATGGAGAATTTACCGTCTTCATCGATTAATTCCAGGAGTTCCGGATTGATGATATGAATGCCATTGAAAGCAAGTTCAGTCAGTTCATCATGTGGATTTAATGGAATAATTTCCTCCCTTGTTGCTAAATTGCGCCATCCCGTCAATCGCAAACTTTCGTCAAAAAGAAAATAGCGGGAACTCTGCCTCTTTTGGACAAAAAGAGTAGCCAGCGCTTTTCTCTTCATATGATAATCAAGTATTTCATTAAGATCAAGGCCGGAAAACACATCCACATTATGAATTAAAATGGGCTTGGATTGATCAAACAATGACGCTGCTTTTTTCAATC
Coding sequences within:
- a CDS encoding nucleotidyltransferase family protein, giving the protein MLSLEQAMIFAAGLGTRLRPLTGNLPKALVEIGGKTMIERVIEKLKAHGVQRIVINLHHFPDLIRSFVKEKNDFGIEILFSDESDLLLDTGGGLKKAASLFDQSKPILIHNVDVFSGLDLNEILDYHMKRKALATLFVQKRQSSRYFLFDESLRLTGWRNLATREEIIPLNPHDELTELAFNGIHIINPELLELIDEDGKFSIVQVYLRLSASRRIIGFRNDRVPYVDIGKPESLMEAEKLLFLV